From the genome of Hymenobacter sp. PAMC 26628, one region includes:
- a CDS encoding transporter, translating to MKLFYLSLGLALAGARPAAAQKAPVTHKTSGANKALLNDTVSVDKSHYTIFKPTPRKFMRPMVPDRPGITESPYSVDAGHFQYETDALRLLTRREGSTYGHDWYVNHALAKIGLTDRTDFQVGIDSYTDTRNYDNSDPGQSQLYHGFGDVRLRIKHTIAGDDNSRWALGLIGYVTLPTGGPRGDGAVEYGAVLPAVFQITKPWSIGGQVAGSVYWDRDTQSRYLQLTPTLTTDYQFSKVVQAFVELVGYWDVRQRSWGSSINVGPQLDINDNVQLDFGAHLPVTHGVDREYFLGVSFRR from the coding sequence ATGAAGCTGTTCTATCTATCCCTGGGCCTGGCGCTGGCGGGGGCCCGCCCGGCGGCCGCCCAAAAAGCCCCCGTGACCCACAAAACCAGCGGGGCCAACAAGGCCTTGCTGAACGATACCGTCTCCGTCGACAAAAGTCACTATACCATTTTCAAGCCCACGCCGCGCAAGTTTATGCGGCCCATGGTGCCCGACCGCCCGGGCATCACCGAAAGCCCGTACTCGGTGGACGCGGGCCACTTCCAGTACGAAACCGACGCCTTGCGCCTGCTGACGCGGCGCGAGGGCAGCACCTACGGCCACGACTGGTACGTGAACCACGCGCTGGCCAAAATCGGCCTCACCGACCGAACCGATTTCCAGGTCGGCATCGATTCATACACCGACACCCGCAACTACGACAACAGCGACCCGGGTCAGTCGCAGCTGTACCACGGCTTCGGCGACGTGCGGCTGCGCATTAAGCACACCATCGCCGGCGACGACAACAGCCGCTGGGCCCTGGGCCTGATCGGCTACGTGACGCTGCCCACCGGGGGCCCCCGCGGCGACGGGGCCGTGGAGTACGGGGCGGTGCTGCCCGCGGTGTTCCAAATCACCAAGCCCTGGAGCATCGGCGGGCAGGTGGCGGGGTCCGTGTACTGGGACCGCGACACCCAGTCGCGCTACCTTCAGCTCACACCCACGCTCACCACCGATTATCAGTTCAGCAAGGTGGTGCAGGCCTTTGTGGAGCTGGTGGGCTATTGGGACGTACGCCAGAGGTCGTGGGGCAGCTCCATCAACGTGGGGCCCCAGCTCGACATCAACGACAACGTGCAGCTCGATTTTGGTGCCCACTTGCCCGTTACCCACGGCGTCGACCGCGAGTATTTCCTGGGCGTCAGCTTCCGGCGCTAA
- a CDS encoding thioredoxin family protein — translation MSASSASATLPAPAHTYAEFRALVGTLAAERRTTGPDQGPALVRFTEQNQQHLDNAYALPLLPELVDRLRHLPAPQRWLVLAEAWCGDTAHELPLLAHLAEGSGGRVTLHVLLRSEHPAFMAAHQTNGKDSIPKLVMQDAATGATVAEWGPRPAEAQALAHRLHSDPEQHTAAIVRQMNEWYTADQGKSLQRELLAVLA, via the coding sequence ATGTCCGCTTCTTCCGCTTCCGCTACTTTGCCGGCCCCTGCCCATACTTACGCCGAGTTCCGGGCCCTGGTGGGCACGCTGGCCGCCGAGCGCCGCACCACCGGCCCCGACCAGGGCCCCGCCCTGGTGCGCTTCACCGAGCAAAACCAGCAACACCTCGACAATGCTTACGCCCTGCCCCTGCTGCCCGAGCTGGTAGACCGCCTGCGCCACCTGCCCGCTCCCCAGCGCTGGCTGGTGCTGGCCGAGGCCTGGTGCGGCGACACCGCCCACGAGCTGCCCCTGCTGGCGCACCTGGCCGAGGGCAGCGGCGGCCGCGTGACTTTGCACGTGCTGCTGCGCTCCGAGCACCCCGCCTTCATGGCTGCCCACCAAACCAACGGCAAAGACAGCATTCCCAAGCTAGTGATGCAGGACGCGGCCACCGGCGCCACCGTGGCCGAGTGGGGCCCCCGCCCGGCCGAAGCGCAGGCGCTGGCCCACCGCCTGCACTCCGACCCTGAGCAGCACACCGCCGCCATCGTGCGCCAAATGAACGAGTGGTACACCGCCGACCAGGGCAAATCGTTGCAGCGCGAGCTGCTGGCGGTGCTGGCGTAG
- a CDS encoding AraC family transcriptional regulator yields MSTNLLYIKNMVCPRCVEAVHNLLERAGYKTKTVTLGTAELDATTPVDPETVAPLLEAAGFELLRGRAEQLTEQIKTLLADYLEHLRTARSPLTTSAFLTERLAATYSHLSKVFSRTAHLTIEKYLIRLKIEHVKELLSYGELTLNQIADQMRYSSGQHLSNQFRQVTGHSVSEFRRQVLPPRLSLDAL; encoded by the coding sequence ATGTCTACGAACTTGCTATACATCAAAAACATGGTGTGCCCACGCTGCGTCGAAGCCGTGCACAACCTGCTGGAGCGCGCCGGTTACAAGACCAAAACCGTGACGCTGGGCACCGCCGAGCTCGACGCCACCACCCCCGTCGACCCTGAAACCGTGGCCCCGCTGCTCGAAGCCGCCGGCTTCGAGCTGCTGCGCGGCCGCGCCGAGCAGCTCACCGAACAAATCAAAACCCTGCTCGCCGACTACCTCGAGCACCTGCGCACGGCCCGCTCGCCGCTCACCACCTCGGCCTTCCTCACCGAGCGGCTGGCCGCCACCTACTCGCACCTCAGCAAGGTGTTTTCGCGCACCGCCCACCTCACCATCGAGAAGTACCTCATCCGCCTCAAAATTGAGCACGTGAAGGAGCTCCTTAGCTACGGCGAGCTCACCCTAAACCAGATTGCCGACCAGATGCGCTACAGTTCGGGCCAGCACTTAAGCAACCAGTTTCGCCAGGTCACGGGCCACTCCGTGAGCGAGTTCCGCCGCCAGGTCCTGCCCCCCCGCCTCTCGCTCGACGCGCTGTAA
- a CDS encoding four-helix bundle copper-binding protein: MAISTDPRPAHQDVLDALARCVAACEHCATACLGEDNLAMMVPCIRLDRDCADICRLTAAFIARGSDHAPHVLKECIEICQKCHDECAQHQHAHCQQCAAACKACLEACKSYK, translated from the coding sequence ATGGCCATTTCCACTGACCCCCGTCCCGCCCACCAAGACGTCCTCGATGCCCTCGCCCGCTGCGTAGCCGCCTGCGAGCACTGCGCCACCGCCTGCCTCGGCGAAGACAACCTTGCGATGATGGTGCCCTGCATCCGGCTCGACCGCGACTGCGCCGACATCTGCCGCCTCACCGCCGCCTTCATCGCCCGCGGCTCCGACCACGCTCCGCACGTGCTCAAGGAGTGCATCGAAATCTGTCAGAAGTGCCACGACGAATGCGCCCAGCACCAGCACGCCCACTGCCAGCAATGTGCCGCCGCCTGCAAAGCCTGCCTGGAAGCTTGCAAATCCTACAAATAA
- a CDS encoding B12-binding domain-containing radical SAM protein → MSLVAPKILLITPPLTQLNTPYPATAYIKGFLKGRGYDVAQADLGLQLVLRLFSVDGLKRVFAEIEAGDFNLSDNAKRMLRLQNRYLATVAPVVRFLQNKDLTLAPRICHGRFLPEASRFDNVADLESAFGTMGLTDQARHLATLYLEDLADLIKETVGPHFGFSRYAEKLALSATSFEPLHQALQAPANLLDALLLEELDALLARTQPDVVGFTVPFPGNLYGALRLAQRIKQTCPETRTIMGGGYPNTELRTIQEPRFFDYIDHLTLDDGEGPWLRLFDFWAGKIPQTELQRTFLRDEAGEIQYVNHPHPDVPHPEVGTPDYSDLPLTDYLSVLEVLNPMHRLWSDGRWNKLTVAHGCYWKRCSFCDVTLDYISRYETAPATLLVDRIEQIIAQTGQTGFHFVDEAAPPLALRDLAVELLRRRVAITWWGNIRFEKTFSPDLCRLLAASGCIAISGGLEVASDRLLALMEKGVTIGQVARVTDGFTQAGIMVHAYLMYGFPTQTAQETVDSLEVVRQLFAAGVVQSGYWHRFSMTAHSPVGKNPAKYQVAAVGPEPAGFAWNDLWHDDPLGTDHEAFGPGLAKSLYNYLHGVALDEPLGFWFDFKTPKTTTPRQLVAQALQAPEKPDFAKQNQRLFWLGNAPELRVEAGKKGARAVLTCYEQAEDFEVKAPEAAGRWLHELLVRLSHDYDTKVLLKEAAATFPAVAGPFDAFLTSPAWQLLREKGLLLL, encoded by the coding sequence GTGTCGCTCGTCGCTCCCAAAATCCTGCTCATCACCCCGCCGCTCACGCAGCTCAACACCCCGTACCCGGCCACGGCCTACATCAAGGGGTTTTTGAAGGGCCGCGGCTACGACGTGGCGCAGGCCGACCTGGGCCTGCAGCTGGTGCTGCGCCTGTTTTCGGTGGATGGGCTGAAGCGGGTGTTTGCCGAAATCGAAGCCGGCGATTTCAATCTCAGCGACAACGCCAAGCGGATGCTGCGGCTGCAAAACCGCTACCTGGCCACCGTGGCGCCGGTGGTCAGGTTCTTGCAAAACAAGGACTTGACGCTGGCCCCGCGCATCTGCCACGGCCGCTTTCTGCCCGAAGCCAGCCGCTTCGACAACGTGGCCGACCTCGAATCCGCCTTCGGCACGATGGGCCTCACCGACCAGGCCCGCCACCTGGCCACGCTCTACCTGGAGGACCTGGCCGACCTCATCAAGGAAACCGTGGGGCCCCACTTCGGCTTCTCCCGCTACGCCGAAAAGCTGGCCCTCTCCGCCACCAGCTTCGAGCCGCTGCATCAGGCCCTGCAAGCCCCCGCTAACTTATTGGATGCGTTACTATTGGAAGAGCTGGACGCGCTGCTGGCCCGCACGCAGCCCGACGTGGTGGGCTTCACGGTGCCCTTCCCTGGCAACCTCTACGGGGCCCTGCGTCTGGCCCAACGCATCAAGCAAACCTGCCCCGAAACGCGGACCATCATGGGCGGCGGCTACCCCAACACAGAGCTGCGCACCATCCAGGAGCCGCGCTTTTTCGACTACATCGACCACCTCACGCTCGACGACGGCGAGGGGCCCTGGCTTCGCTTGTTTGACTTTTGGGCCGGCAAAATCCCGCAAACCGAGCTGCAACGCACGTTTCTGCGCGACGAAGCGGGTGAGATTCAGTACGTCAACCACCCGCACCCCGACGTGCCGCACCCCGAAGTGGGCACGCCCGACTACTCCGATTTGCCCCTCACCGACTACCTCTCGGTGCTGGAAGTGCTCAACCCCATGCACCGCCTCTGGAGCGACGGCCGCTGGAACAAGCTCACCGTGGCCCACGGCTGCTACTGGAAGCGCTGCTCGTTCTGCGACGTCACCCTCGACTACATCAGCCGCTATGAAACCGCGCCGGCCACGCTGCTCGTGGACCGCATCGAGCAAATCATTGCCCAAACCGGCCAAACCGGCTTCCACTTCGTGGACGAGGCCGCCCCGCCCCTGGCTCTGCGCGACCTGGCCGTGGAGCTGCTCCGGCGCCGCGTGGCCATCACGTGGTGGGGCAACATCCGGTTCGAGAAAACCTTCTCGCCCGACCTCTGCCGGCTGCTGGCCGCCTCGGGCTGCATCGCCATTTCGGGGGGCCTGGAGGTAGCGTCGGATCGGCTGCTGGCGCTGATGGAAAAGGGCGTCACCATCGGCCAGGTGGCGCGCGTCACCGACGGTTTCACGCAGGCCGGCATCATGGTGCACGCCTACCTCATGTACGGCTTCCCCACCCAAACGGCGCAAGAAACCGTTGATTCGCTGGAAGTTGTGCGGCAGCTGTTTGCCGCCGGCGTGGTGCAGAGCGGCTACTGGCACCGCTTCTCGATGACGGCCCACTCGCCGGTGGGGAAGAACCCGGCCAAGTACCAAGTGGCCGCCGTGGGCCCCGAGCCCGCCGGCTTCGCCTGGAACGACCTGTGGCACGACGACCCCCTGGGCACCGACCACGAAGCCTTCGGCCCCGGCCTGGCCAAAAGCCTCTACAACTACCTCCACGGCGTGGCCCTGGACGAGCCGCTGGGCTTCTGGTTCGACTTCAAAACGCCCAAAACCACCACCCCGCGCCAGCTGGTGGCCCAGGCCCTGCAAGCCCCCGAGAAGCCCGACTTCGCTAAGCAAAACCAGCGCCTGTTCTGGCTCGGCAACGCCCCCGAGCTGCGCGTGGAGGCCGGCAAAAAAGGCGCCCGCGCCGTCCTCACCTGCTACGAGCAGGCCGAAGATTTCGAGGTAAAGGCCCCCGAAGCCGCCGGCCGCTGGCTGCACGAGCTGCTGGTGCGCCTCAGCCACGACTACGACACGAAAGTGCTGCTGAAAGAAGCCGCCGCCACTTTCCCCGCCGTCGCGGGCCCCTTCGACGCCTTCCTCACAAGCCCCGCCTGGCAGCTGCTGCGCGAAAAAGGCCTGCTGCTGCTGTAG
- a CDS encoding class I SAM-dependent methyltransferase — translation MSRLSKTLSALVRLARNPWLLNAVLAADTSAWQRRAGAHAARWGVGPQGLPVVPLRHFLPPSGTDAAAPFAFEEGGSLPTDLLLLRGLARQRPGCRYFEIGTWRGESAANVAAVAASVHTLNLSAAEMRALGLAEEYIGLHGFFSQDLPNVTHLHGNSATFDFAGLDPPFDLIFIDGDHHYEAVRRDTARVFAHLVGPQTVVVWHDASRQPGAPRWEVLAGLLDGLPAAAPGHLYVVSHSLCAIYSPRPLPAAPPPPGAPPLAHRVTVELPQ, via the coding sequence GTGTCGCGCCTCTCCAAAACCCTATCTGCCCTTGTCCGTCTGGCCCGCAACCCCTGGCTGCTAAACGCCGTGCTGGCCGCCGACACCAGCGCCTGGCAGCGCCGGGCCGGGGCCCACGCCGCCCGCTGGGGCGTGGGGCCCCAGGGGCTGCCGGTGGTGCCGCTGCGCCACTTCCTACCCCCAAGTGGCACCGATGCCGCGGCGCCCTTCGCCTTCGAGGAGGGCGGCTCGCTGCCTACCGACCTGCTGCTGCTGCGCGGCTTGGCCCGCCAGCGCCCCGGCTGCCGCTACTTCGAAATCGGCACCTGGCGGGGCGAGAGCGCGGCCAATGTGGCCGCCGTGGCCGCCTCGGTCCACACCCTCAACCTGTCGGCCGCCGAGATGCGGGCCCTGGGCTTGGCGGAGGAATACATCGGCCTGCACGGATTTTTCTCGCAGGACTTGCCCAACGTCACGCACCTGCACGGCAACTCCGCCACCTTCGATTTTGCCGGCCTGGACCCGCCGTTCGATTTGATTTTCATCGACGGCGACCACCACTACGAGGCCGTGCGCCGCGACACAGCCCGCGTGTTTGCGCACCTCGTGGGGCCCCAAACTGTGGTGGTGTGGCACGACGCCAGCCGCCAGCCCGGAGCCCCGCGCTGGGAGGTGCTGGCCGGCTTGCTCGACGGCCTGCCCGCCGCCGCACCCGGCCACCTGTACGTGGTAAGCCATTCGCTGTGCGCCATTTATAGTCCGCGCCCGCTGCCCGCCGCGCCGCCCCCCCCCGGGGCCCCGCCGCTGGCCCACCGCGTAACGGTGGAGTTGCCGCAGTAG
- a CDS encoding GNAT family N-acetyltransferase, whose protein sequence is MSSPLRIALAKANAATAAQLAELGRQTFQDTFAATTAPADMAAFLAATFGPEQQLAELQDSANTFLLAHMQGAVVGYAKLREPSALGLPAGEDAPAGRLEIERLYVAEDWLGTGLGAALMRAVLALAEQLHCSAVVLGVWEKNTRALAFYQRFGFREIGAHDFRMGQTLDRDLILRKGLAGR, encoded by the coding sequence ATGTCGTCTCCCCTCCGCATTGCGCTGGCCAAGGCCAACGCCGCCACCGCCGCCCAACTGGCCGAATTGGGCCGCCAAACCTTCCAGGATACTTTCGCCGCTACCACCGCGCCCGCCGACATGGCCGCGTTCCTGGCCGCCACCTTCGGGCCCGAGCAGCAGTTGGCCGAACTGCAGGATTCGGCCAATACTTTCCTGCTGGCCCACATGCAGGGGGCCGTGGTGGGCTACGCCAAGCTGCGTGAACCCTCGGCCCTGGGCCTGCCCGCAGGCGAAGACGCCCCCGCCGGCCGCCTCGAAATTGAGCGCCTCTACGTGGCCGAAGACTGGCTGGGCACCGGCCTGGGCGCGGCCCTGATGCGCGCCGTGCTGGCCCTGGCCGAGCAGCTGCACTGCTCGGCCGTGGTGCTGGGCGTGTGGGAAAAAAATACCCGCGCCCTGGCGTTCTATCAGCGGTTTGGCTTCCGCGAAATCGGGGCCCACGACTTCCGCATGGGCCAGACCTTGGACCGCGACCTGATCCTGCGCAAAGGCCTGGCCGGCCGATGA
- the mobV gene encoding MobV family relaxase has product MRNPLRIGAAPPAMSYAILRLSKLTNLGTATSATQHNYRLQDTPNANPDWAALNEEYLNHGHRNYWHLATERIAELHLPRLRHDAVRAVEVVLTASPEGFARDAEGRALDVRGTPWVADNLAFLQATFGAPNVVSFTLHQDEVTPHIHAVVVPVTADGRLSSRDVFSPASLRQLQTDYAQAMAPHGFERGIKYSTALHEDVRRHYGAQRTSQQQLAEVATPVPTGPHLLQAMPPWLEPENHRVREQFRLDHYVHHLTTTSNEKIAQLATVASANALAHDRARVLEKQLARSQEQLALARDGLTPRLAHLTEQLRQAKEQLAAKTTQFSEQQALAKQQILLHKRAVIRHVQGQSVPDWLATLAKGLRERHQRKIEALLAKQLLLPTREVADLKPGLEQAGYVLKVVGPQEWTVQHKEDGTRFRGDELRPNGRNLLEQCREAAERTKEQEPTIQLLPKEREIEM; this is encoded by the coding sequence ATGCGTAACCCATTACGCATTGGGGCCGCCCCGCCCGCCATGTCCTACGCCATCCTGCGCCTGAGCAAACTCACGAACCTGGGCACGGCCACGAGCGCCACCCAGCACAACTACCGGCTACAAGACACGCCCAACGCCAACCCGGACTGGGCCGCGCTCAACGAGGAATACCTCAACCACGGCCACCGCAACTACTGGCATTTGGCCACCGAACGCATCGCCGAGCTGCACCTGCCGCGCCTGCGCCACGACGCCGTGCGGGCAGTGGAGGTGGTGCTCACGGCCAGCCCCGAGGGCTTCGCACGCGACGCCGAGGGCCGGGCCCTGGACGTGCGGGGCACCCCCTGGGTGGCGGACAACCTGGCCTTTTTGCAGGCAACGTTCGGGGCCCCCAACGTAGTCAGCTTCACGCTGCACCAGGACGAGGTGACGCCCCACATCCACGCCGTGGTGGTGCCCGTCACGGCCGATGGCCGGCTCTCCAGCCGCGACGTATTCAGCCCGGCCAGCCTGCGCCAGTTGCAAACCGATTACGCCCAGGCCATGGCGCCCCACGGGTTCGAGCGGGGCATCAAATACAGTACGGCCCTGCACGAAGATGTGCGCCGGCACTACGGAGCCCAGCGGACAAGCCAGCAGCAACTGGCCGAGGTGGCCACACCGGTACCGACGGGGCCCCACCTGCTCCAGGCCATGCCCCCGTGGCTGGAGCCCGAGAACCACCGCGTCCGGGAGCAGTTCCGTCTCGACCACTACGTGCACCACCTGACCACCACCAGCAACGAGAAGATTGCCCAGCTGGCCACCGTGGCCTCGGCCAACGCGCTGGCGCACGACCGGGCGCGCGTGCTGGAAAAGCAGTTGGCCCGCAGCCAGGAGCAGCTGGCCCTGGCGCGGGACGGGCTGACGCCCCGCCTCGCCCACCTCACGGAGCAGCTACGCCAGGCAAAAGAGCAACTGGCGGCCAAAACCACCCAGTTCAGTGAGCAGCAAGCGCTCGCCAAGCAGCAAATCCTGCTGCACAAACGGGCCGTCATTCGGCACGTGCAGGGGCAGTCGGTGCCGGACTGGTTGGCAACCTTGGCAAAGGGCCTTCGGGAGCGGCACCAGCGCAAAATTGAGGCGTTGCTGGCCAAGCAGTTGCTGTTACCCACCCGCGAGGTGGCGGATCTAAAACCAGGCCTAGAGCAGGCGGGGTACGTCCTGAAAGTAGTGGGGCCCCAGGAGTGGACGGTGCAGCACAAAGAAGATGGGACGCGCTTTCGGGGTGACGAGCTCCGCCCCAATGGCCGGAACTTGTTAGAGCAGTGCCGGGAGGCAGCGGAAAGAACGAAAGAACAAGAGCCAACCATTCAGTTACTGCCCAAGGAAAGAGAGATTGAGATGTGA
- a CDS encoding DUF6624 domain-containing protein, whose protein sequence is MKTLLLGCLLVLPVLAHAQRPQNPRLKHELDSLYVIDQLYREALVDPSKSRLRDSIAQARHFPPGRESQGLMNLMMQTDSSNATRVYALINRYGYPGKTLVGTPTNEAAFYVLQHSARIAQYLPLVERAAQQGELPFRLYAMMLDRHLMYTQQPQVYGTQGMTYTGGKSFIWPIKDPAHVNARRKKAGFDQTVEANAQRLGIEYQPLTLDQVKQLPGYQIPK, encoded by the coding sequence ATGAAAACGCTGCTCCTCGGCTGCCTGCTCGTGCTGCCCGTCCTAGCTCACGCCCAACGCCCCCAGAACCCCCGACTCAAGCACGAGCTCGACAGCCTTTACGTCATCGACCAGCTCTACCGCGAGGCCCTGGTCGATCCGAGCAAAAGCCGGCTCCGGGACTCCATCGCCCAGGCCCGGCACTTCCCCCCAGGCCGCGAATCCCAGGGCCTGATGAACCTGATGATGCAGACCGATTCGTCCAACGCCACCCGGGTGTACGCCCTGATCAACCGCTACGGCTACCCAGGCAAAACCCTGGTCGGCACCCCCACCAACGAGGCCGCCTTCTACGTTTTGCAGCACTCGGCCCGCATCGCCCAGTACCTACCCCTCGTCGAACGAGCAGCTCAGCAGGGAGAGTTGCCGTTTCGCCTGTACGCCATGATGCTCGACCGGCACCTGATGTACACGCAGCAACCCCAGGTGTACGGCACCCAGGGAATGACCTACACCGGGGGCAAGAGCTTCATTTGGCCTATAAAAGACCCTGCCCACGTCAACGCACGCCGCAAAAAGGCCGGCTTCGACCAGACCGTGGAAGCCAACGCCCAACGCCTGGGCATCGAGTACCAGCCGCTGACGCTAGATCAGGTTAAGCAACTGCCAGGCTACCAGATACCCAAGTAG
- a CDS encoding ImmA/IrrE family metallo-endopeptidase, with protein MARTLLQKQCLTPPIDVLTLIQRYADVIFRPIPIANVDGVCLDLKVAGKRPRVIVNTNTSTRRRLFTLAHELGHIIIPWHVGTIADIINFSPEELDELPAEYVSSALTDLGRYSQTEQEANRFASELLMPEQWVKTQIAQYYDLAQLHRVISETAGVSPLAASIRLKALLPPGIVYFCLESDVNVSFAGRTEGTIQRQLSRGELDLPDSYVQAIASYKWESGYNVYHWWRFPIEIALEISDPRPWKEILHSVITDVASQPEDVVQLKHVVNAVLAAAHGSVIKNALVTYSEDAIIAACIHRLHEREDLKEVARHVSIKQVIKKRAVEWYVVRSRQR; from the coding sequence ATGGCGCGCACGCTTTTGCAAAAGCAGTGTCTCACACCACCGATTGACGTACTCACTTTGATTCAGCGATACGCTGACGTCATTTTTCGGCCTATTCCGATTGCGAATGTCGACGGCGTGTGCCTTGACCTTAAGGTAGCAGGTAAACGCCCGCGAGTCATTGTGAATACCAACACGTCGACTCGTCGGCGGCTATTCACGCTTGCGCATGAGTTGGGCCACATCATTATTCCCTGGCACGTCGGGACGATAGCCGACATCATAAACTTCTCACCCGAGGAATTGGATGAGTTGCCTGCTGAATATGTGTCTTCTGCGTTAACAGATCTCGGTCGCTATTCGCAGACAGAGCAGGAGGCAAACCGTTTCGCGTCGGAGCTACTAATGCCAGAGCAATGGGTAAAGACTCAAATTGCCCAGTATTATGATTTAGCTCAACTCCACCGCGTTATTTCCGAGACAGCAGGCGTCTCTCCTTTAGCTGCCAGCATCCGTTTAAAGGCGTTGCTACCACCCGGAATCGTGTATTTCTGTTTGGAAAGCGACGTCAATGTCTCTTTTGCTGGCCGTACTGAAGGTACTATCCAGCGCCAACTATCTCGTGGCGAATTGGATTTGCCTGATTCATACGTTCAAGCAATAGCTAGCTACAAGTGGGAATCAGGATACAACGTTTATCACTGGTGGCGCTTCCCAATTGAAATAGCACTTGAAATATCTGATCCAAGGCCGTGGAAAGAGATACTTCATTCCGTTATAACGGATGTGGCATCGCAGCCTGAAGACGTTGTGCAGTTGAAGCACGTAGTCAATGCTGTCCTTGCCGCAGCACATGGCTCTGTAATAAAAAATGCCTTAGTTACTTACTCCGAGGATGCTATAATTGCTGCGTGCATCCATCGTCTGCACGAGCGGGAAGATTTAAAGGAAGTAGCACGGCATGTAAGCATTAAGCAAGTGATTAAAAAACGGGCGGTAGAATGGTACGTTGTGCGGTCTCGACAGCGCTAA
- a CDS encoding colicin E3/pyocin S6 family cytotoxin has product MAGKPIPADSYLFLSCESLGAFNNKRRWRSLDGKRYFEWDALHGEIEVYNRRGKHMGVLDAYGNFIKDAVEGRTITI; this is encoded by the coding sequence GTGGCGGGCAAACCAATTCCTGCGGATTCCTACCTGTTTTTGAGTTGTGAATCCCTTGGAGCATTCAACAATAAAAGAAGGTGGCGTTCGCTCGACGGCAAAAGGTATTTTGAGTGGGATGCTCTACATGGAGAAATTGAAGTTTACAACCGACGTGGTAAACACATGGGCGTGCTCGACGCTTACGGAAATTTTATAAAAGATGCAGTTGAAGGTCGCACAATCACCATCTAG